The Spirosoma foliorum genome has a window encoding:
- a CDS encoding RagB/SusD family nutrient uptake outer membrane protein: protein MKPILKHTAFTLLLSAVTLSACKQQFLDLAPQGVYKESDLLSKKGIDGFLIDAYATLDGNLSANFLGLSGTYNWIWGSIAGGDAYKGGTNFTDQSEINQVMQYATPTTNSQLLARWNGIFDGIGRANIVLQELAKTTDPALTDALKKQVAAEARFLRAFHHFEGKKIFGNIPFVDEKATDYKIPNTDASGNYLNIWPQLETDFKFAYDNLDEVKTGKGRVNKWTAGAYLAKAYLYQNKFAEAKALFDVIIGQGKTSQGIKLDLTTSFGENFRIATQNSKEAMLEVQSAIGDGASDNTNGFREAILCYPNGIAGGTNSWFYRPSQNLVNAFRTDENGLPLLDTYNDVDVTSNETVPDASPFTPYAGNLDPRLDHTVGRRGIPYLDWGLMSGLAFTAPPGESITNGGPFTGKKHVFSSTEYSSGQVVRASFGIASALNYDLMRFADVLLMAAECEVEVGSLDKAREYVNRVRARAAASPIKTIDGTANAAKYVVNPYTTAWASQAVARQAVRFERRIELGMEGHRFFDLVRWGIADQVINSEYLPKESVRRSLALGGGVKFTKNKSEYQPIPDYAITQSFVGGQPTLKQNPGY from the coding sequence ATGAAACCAATCCTAAAACATACTGCATTTACCTTGCTGCTTTCGGCGGTTACGCTTTCGGCCTGTAAGCAACAATTTCTTGACCTGGCACCCCAGGGTGTTTATAAAGAAAGCGATTTACTTAGTAAAAAGGGTATCGATGGGTTTTTGATCGATGCCTATGCTACGCTGGATGGGAATTTATCGGCCAATTTTCTGGGCCTCAGTGGCACCTATAACTGGATATGGGGGAGTATCGCGGGGGGCGATGCGTACAAGGGAGGTACCAACTTCACCGATCAAAGCGAAATTAACCAGGTGATGCAGTATGCCACGCCCACCACAAATTCGCAGTTACTCGCCCGCTGGAATGGCATTTTCGATGGCATTGGGCGTGCCAATATCGTGTTGCAGGAGTTGGCCAAAACAACCGATCCGGCCTTAACCGATGCCTTGAAAAAACAGGTAGCTGCCGAAGCTCGTTTTCTGCGGGCCTTCCACCATTTTGAGGGAAAGAAAATCTTTGGCAACATTCCGTTTGTGGATGAGAAAGCCACCGACTATAAAATCCCCAATACAGATGCGAGTGGCAATTACCTCAATATCTGGCCCCAGCTGGAAACAGACTTCAAATTCGCTTACGATAATCTGGACGAAGTGAAAACGGGTAAAGGCCGGGTCAATAAATGGACTGCCGGGGCTTATCTGGCAAAAGCCTATTTGTATCAAAATAAATTCGCCGAGGCCAAAGCGCTCTTTGACGTTATTATCGGCCAGGGCAAAACCAGTCAGGGGATAAAACTGGACTTAACCACGAGCTTTGGGGAGAATTTCCGTATCGCAACGCAGAATAGTAAGGAAGCGATGCTGGAAGTGCAAAGTGCCATTGGCGATGGTGCCAGCGACAATACGAACGGATTTCGGGAAGCGATTCTGTGTTATCCCAACGGTATTGCAGGGGGTACAAACTCCTGGTTTTATCGACCTTCTCAAAATCTGGTCAATGCGTTCCGCACCGACGAAAATGGTCTGCCCCTGCTCGATACCTATAACGATGTGGATGTTACATCGAATGAAACGGTGCCAGATGCCAGCCCGTTTACACCTTATGCTGGCAATCTGGACCCGCGCTTAGATCACACAGTAGGTCGCCGGGGCATACCGTATCTGGATTGGGGCCTGATGAGTGGGTTAGCCTTTACGGCTCCTCCGGGCGAGTCGATCACGAATGGAGGTCCATTTACGGGTAAGAAGCATGTTTTTTCATCGACCGAGTATAGTTCGGGGCAAGTGGTTCGTGCCAGTTTTGGCATTGCCAGTGCGCTGAATTATGACCTGATGCGTTTTGCCGATGTGCTGTTGATGGCGGCTGAATGCGAAGTAGAAGTCGGTAGTTTGGATAAAGCGCGTGAATACGTCAATCGGGTTCGGGCCAGAGCTGCGGCTTCACCTATCAAAACAATAGACGGAACTGCCAATGCCGCCAAGTATGTGGTTAATCCCTATACAACCGCCTGGGCGAGTCAGGCAGTTGCCCGTCAGGCCGTTCGTTTTGAACGGAGAATCGAATTAGGGATGGAAGGTCACCGCTTCTTCGATCTGGTTCGTTGGGGAATTGCCGATCAGGTTATCAACTCCGAGTATTTACCCAAAGAAAGCGTGCGTCGTTCGCTGGCGCTAGGTGGCGGGGTTAAGTTTACGAAGAACAAGAGCGAATATCAGCCCATTCCAGACTATGCCATCACGCAGAGTTTTGTAGGTGGCCAGCCAACACTAAAACAGAATCCGGGCTATTAA
- a CDS encoding outer membrane protein assembly factor BamB family protein — MKRTILPLLFLSAVILMAAQLTYTDRKSDSSTEWSEYLGGPDRNHYSTLTQINTGNVSQLTVAWEYHSRDSGQIQCNPIIVDGTLYGVTASNQIFALDAATGQQKWRYVEPGTKTFNTNRGVTYWKSTRADDNEPARILYAYGSWLYAINAQTGQPISSFGENGRVSLKAGLGESAKDKFVISNTPGTLFEDLLFMPLRVSEGADGAPGSIQAFNVRTGKLAWVFHTIPHPGEYGYETWPKEVYKNTEVGAANNWAGMAIDRKRGILYVPTGSAGFDFYGGNRKGQNLFANCLLALDARIGKRIWHYQLVHHDIWDRDLPAPPNLITLQMNGKVIDAVAQVTKSAHVFIFDRVTGRPLFPIREVPVPKSPLPDEAAWPTQPVPTLPAPFARQTIAETELSPYATNRDSLTAQYRRAGKGQFQPLSKTPTLLLPGADGGPEWGGAAVDPEGIMYVNANEMAWMFSLSATPKADALAHLSPGNRLYTSYCVACHGTDRKGNPSSGYPSLVNIGQRRDREYVAKLITSGKGMMPGFAGITAEQKQALLAFLFNDEKVETVATTPGPTAKQGTYVPYRFNGYTKFLDSKGFPAIQPPWGTLTAINLNTGRQVWQKTLGEFTELTRQGILPTGTENYGGPVITKGGLLFIAATKDGMFRAYDKKTGQLLWQTQLPAAGFATPSTYDVNGKQYVVVACGGTKLGTSKGDSYVAFALP, encoded by the coding sequence ATGAAACGTACTATTCTTCCTCTTCTTTTCCTGTCAGCCGTTATCTTAATGGCTGCTCAACTGACGTATACAGATCGGAAATCTGATTCGAGTACCGAATGGTCCGAGTATTTAGGCGGGCCAGATCGCAATCATTATTCAACATTAACTCAGATCAACACAGGTAATGTTAGCCAACTTACAGTAGCCTGGGAATACCACTCCCGCGACTCAGGCCAGATACAGTGTAACCCGATTATTGTTGATGGCACACTCTACGGAGTGACGGCATCGAATCAGATTTTTGCGCTCGATGCCGCTACGGGTCAGCAGAAGTGGCGCTACGTAGAGCCAGGTACCAAAACGTTCAACACGAATCGGGGCGTTACGTATTGGAAAAGTACTAGAGCGGATGATAACGAGCCAGCGCGTATCCTGTATGCGTACGGCTCCTGGCTTTACGCGATCAATGCGCAAACCGGGCAACCGATCTCCAGCTTTGGAGAGAACGGTCGGGTTAGCCTCAAAGCCGGGTTAGGGGAGTCGGCCAAAGACAAATTTGTTATTTCGAACACGCCGGGTACACTCTTCGAGGATTTACTGTTCATGCCTTTACGTGTTTCGGAAGGAGCGGATGGTGCCCCTGGTTCTATTCAGGCCTTTAATGTGCGAACGGGCAAACTGGCGTGGGTATTTCACACGATTCCTCATCCGGGTGAGTACGGCTATGAAACCTGGCCCAAAGAGGTCTATAAAAATACCGAAGTAGGCGCGGCTAATAACTGGGCGGGTATGGCAATTGATCGCAAACGCGGGATTCTCTACGTGCCGACGGGCTCGGCTGGGTTTGATTTTTATGGCGGGAATCGCAAAGGTCAAAATCTGTTCGCCAATTGTTTACTAGCGCTGGATGCCCGAATCGGAAAGCGTATCTGGCATTACCAACTGGTTCATCATGACATCTGGGACCGTGATTTACCCGCTCCACCAAATTTGATTACCCTTCAAATGAATGGTAAAGTAATCGATGCAGTAGCTCAGGTAACCAAGAGTGCCCATGTTTTTATTTTTGATCGTGTAACCGGTAGGCCGCTTTTTCCAATCAGGGAGGTGCCTGTTCCTAAATCGCCTTTGCCCGATGAAGCGGCCTGGCCAACGCAACCCGTTCCGACTTTACCCGCGCCTTTTGCCCGGCAAACCATTGCCGAAACGGAGTTAAGTCCTTATGCTACAAATCGTGATTCGTTGACTGCTCAATATCGCCGGGCGGGAAAAGGCCAGTTTCAACCACTGAGTAAAACGCCAACGCTGCTGCTGCCAGGGGCCGATGGCGGCCCGGAATGGGGTGGTGCTGCCGTTGATCCCGAGGGTATTATGTATGTCAATGCCAATGAAATGGCCTGGATGTTCAGTCTTAGTGCTACCCCTAAAGCAGACGCATTGGCGCATTTAAGTCCCGGTAATCGACTGTATACGAGTTATTGTGTCGCCTGTCATGGTACTGATCGAAAAGGGAATCCATCAAGTGGCTATCCATCGTTGGTAAACATCGGTCAACGGCGCGATCGGGAGTATGTAGCCAAACTGATTACAAGTGGGAAGGGAATGATGCCCGGTTTCGCGGGTATTACAGCCGAGCAGAAGCAGGCACTCCTGGCTTTTTTGTTTAACGATGAGAAAGTGGAAACCGTTGCTACAACGCCCGGACCGACGGCTAAACAGGGAACTTACGTTCCGTACCGCTTCAACGGGTACACGAAATTTTTAGACAGTAAAGGGTTTCCGGCTATTCAGCCACCCTGGGGCACATTAACCGCTATCAATCTCAATACAGGGCGGCAGGTTTGGCAAAAAACGTTGGGCGAGTTCACTGAACTAACCCGGCAAGGAATTCTGCCAACCGGAACGGAGAACTACGGAGGTCCGGTGATTACAAAGGGTGGGCTGTTATTTATTGCGGCCACTAAAGATGGGATGTTCCGGGCTTACGACAAGAAAACCGGACAGTTACTCTGGCAGACACAACTGCCAGCAGCCGGTTTTGCGACGCCCAGCACCTATGACGTGAATGGGAAACAATACGTTGTAGTCGCTTGTGGAGGAACAAAATTAGGCACTAGTAAAGGCGATAGTTACGTTGCCTTTGCCCTGCCCTAA
- a CDS encoding glycoside hydrolase family 78 protein, which produces MTQRPFLRILPLLLVLLRSLPIFAAPCTPVGLQCEHLVNPLGIDAPAPRLMWRLDDTRKGAKQTAHQIYVGTDSMAVSQGKGSSWQTAKLQSDSQLIAYEGKALQPFTKYYWKVEVWDKDGKPSASSVASFETGLMHSKNWQGAWISDISDVDLKPAPYFRKAFDAKKKIKSARAYIAAGGLYELYLNGQKIGNHRLDPMYTRFDRRTLYVTYDVTNQLQSGKNAIGILLGNGWYNHQSTAVWFFDKAPWRARPTFCLDLRVTYEDGSVETITSGKDWKTALSPIIFNSIYTAEHYDARLEQPGWNTANFDDSKWKEPIMRAAPSTNIVTQAVHPIRNVETIPTKSITKLNDTTFVYDLGRNISGVSQFRVKGSAGTILRLKHAERLHKDGHVDQSNIDAHYRPVGTSDPFQTDIFILSGKGEETFIPHFNYKGFQYVEVTSNTPINLVKENLTGYFMHSDVPVVGQVKSANPTLDKIWWATNNSYLSNLFGYPTDCPQREKNGWTGDGQIAIETGLYNFDGITIYEKWLADHRDEQQPNGVLPAIIPTGGWGYEWANGPDWTSTIAIIPWNIYLFYGDKKILADNYDNIKRYVDHINEQSPSGLTSWGLGDWVPVKSKSPVEFTSSIYYFTDASILAKTAKLLGKQSDADLYSALATKIKKAVNSKYLNKETGSYGTGLQTELSVPLQWGIVPDELKAKVAANLAKRVEADNSHIDVGLLGTKAILNALSENGHADLAYKVASQETFPSWGWWIANGATTLYENWPIDAKSDISMNHIMFGEIGAWYYKALGGIKPDPAHPGFKNVLLEPHFVAGLDHFEATHNSPFGTIRSSWKRVGQGVSYSVTVPPNSTATLKLPGASAAQQLQAGTYQFEVK; this is translated from the coding sequence ATGACCCAACGGCCTTTCCTCCGAATCCTACCTTTACTACTTGTTCTATTACGATCCTTACCAATCTTCGCAGCACCCTGCACACCCGTTGGCCTTCAATGCGAGCATTTAGTTAACCCATTGGGCATCGATGCTCCGGCTCCCCGACTAATGTGGCGGCTGGACGATACCCGGAAAGGAGCGAAGCAAACAGCCCATCAAATATACGTTGGTACCGATTCGATGGCGGTGAGTCAGGGTAAGGGTAGTAGCTGGCAAACGGCCAAGTTACAGTCAGATAGTCAGCTTATTGCCTATGAAGGAAAAGCTCTACAACCCTTCACCAAATACTACTGGAAGGTGGAGGTTTGGGATAAAGATGGCAAACCGTCGGCTTCGTCGGTGGCGAGTTTTGAAACGGGTTTGATGCATAGCAAAAACTGGCAGGGGGCGTGGATTAGTGATATTAGTGATGTGGATCTGAAACCGGCGCCCTATTTTCGGAAAGCCTTCGATGCGAAAAAGAAAATCAAATCGGCGCGAGCCTACATTGCGGCTGGCGGTTTGTATGAGTTGTATCTAAACGGGCAGAAAATCGGGAATCACCGGCTCGATCCTATGTACACCCGTTTCGACCGCCGGACGCTGTACGTTACTTACGATGTGACGAACCAGCTGCAAAGCGGCAAAAATGCAATTGGTATTTTGCTTGGAAACGGTTGGTATAATCACCAATCAACAGCGGTCTGGTTTTTTGACAAAGCTCCCTGGCGGGCACGCCCTACGTTCTGTCTGGATCTGCGTGTTACGTATGAGGATGGCTCTGTCGAAACAATTACCTCAGGAAAAGACTGGAAAACGGCCCTGAGCCCGATCATTTTCAACAGTATCTACACGGCAGAACATTACGATGCCCGACTGGAACAACCCGGTTGGAACACGGCGAATTTTGATGATTCGAAATGGAAGGAACCCATTATGCGGGCTGCTCCGTCAACGAACATCGTCACACAGGCCGTCCATCCAATTCGAAACGTGGAGACAATTCCGACGAAAAGCATCACCAAACTCAACGACACCACCTTTGTTTATGACTTAGGCCGGAACATTTCGGGAGTGAGTCAGTTTCGGGTGAAAGGTTCGGCGGGTACAATCTTGCGCCTGAAACACGCTGAACGATTGCATAAAGATGGTCATGTCGATCAGTCGAATATAGATGCGCACTACCGCCCGGTTGGTACCAGCGATCCGTTCCAGACTGACATCTTTATCCTGAGTGGCAAAGGTGAAGAAACGTTTATACCACACTTCAATTATAAAGGCTTTCAGTATGTAGAGGTAACCAGCAATACCCCCATTAATTTAGTTAAAGAAAACCTGACGGGTTATTTCATGCATAGCGATGTGCCGGTTGTGGGGCAGGTGAAGTCGGCCAACCCAACGCTGGACAAAATCTGGTGGGCTACTAATAATTCGTATTTGTCTAATCTGTTTGGTTACCCAACGGACTGCCCGCAACGGGAGAAAAACGGCTGGACGGGCGATGGACAAATTGCCATTGAAACGGGTCTGTATAATTTTGACGGCATCACGATCTACGAAAAATGGCTGGCCGATCACCGTGATGAACAACAGCCGAATGGTGTGCTTCCGGCCATCATCCCAACCGGTGGTTGGGGTTACGAATGGGCCAACGGCCCTGACTGGACAAGCACCATCGCCATTATTCCCTGGAATATTTACCTGTTCTACGGCGACAAAAAGATACTGGCCGACAACTACGACAACATCAAACGGTACGTCGATCATATCAACGAGCAAAGTCCGTCGGGCCTGACATCCTGGGGGTTAGGTGATTGGGTGCCCGTGAAATCGAAATCGCCGGTAGAGTTTACATCGTCCATTTACTACTTCACCGATGCTTCGATTCTGGCGAAGACGGCGAAGCTGCTGGGCAAACAAAGCGATGCGGATCTATATTCGGCATTGGCGACGAAGATCAAAAAAGCGGTCAATTCGAAATATCTGAATAAGGAGACGGGAAGTTACGGAACAGGTTTGCAAACCGAACTGAGCGTGCCTTTGCAGTGGGGCATAGTACCGGATGAACTGAAAGCCAAAGTAGCGGCCAATCTCGCCAAACGGGTCGAAGCCGACAATTCGCACATCGATGTTGGCCTTTTAGGGACCAAAGCAATTCTGAACGCCCTCAGCGAAAACGGTCATGCCGATCTGGCGTATAAAGTGGCTTCGCAGGAAACGTTTCCATCCTGGGGTTGGTGGATTGCCAATGGCGCTACAACGCTCTATGAAAACTGGCCAATTGACGCGAAAAGCGATATTTCGATGAATCACATCATGTTTGGCGAAATCGGCGCCTGGTATTATAAAGCTCTTGGTGGTATTAAACCTGATCCCGCGCATCCGGGATTCAAAAACGTACTGCTGGAACCCCATTTCGTAGCAGGTCTCGATCATTTTGAGGCTACACACAACAGTCCGTTCGGTACCATTCGGTCGTCCTGGAAACGGGTAGGGCAGGGCGTCTCGTATTCCGTAACTGTTCCACCCAACTCGACCGCTACGCTCAAACTGCCGGGGGCGTCGGCTGCTCAACAATTGCAGGCGGGAACGTATCAGTTTGAGGTGAAGTGA
- a CDS encoding photosystem II biosynthesis protein, whose product MKNKSLSFAMLMVGLSLGTAWAIRGQFGHEYGAAWAGAIGSLSVLLVAKRTDWYAKVFAVTLAGAIGWGLGGLASYGIVVGYGRDTEFINVFYGLTMLFVIGGLYGFLGGGLFGLALTDSANKPVTWSQVIVEMVVGAVVFYFFIIEEFDWRMTPPRSETWAACFGGAVALTWYLVRQRSYSALRVAVFAGLGGGFGFAFGNFLQVLGHLTEIKFNFWNVMEYSLGFFGGLGMAYGTLTSEWEPNEPTQPKIQVWFPLLMVMLVIPYVVWQQSFDLERLQGIFSKIEVAPESPILWGVQLVSIGMVLSMTVWCWFHFYQNRSSPVSYSQNDVFALFLGHWGLYILFSLLITGAFMSGYRIEQYLYIANWLVVAFLIGKTQSIFTPKPLAPKKWAINFGGLLAFFALLTFLLIHSHGELKGSQKRFGVPSPTESSQ is encoded by the coding sequence ATGAAAAATAAATCCCTTTCCTTTGCCATGCTCATGGTGGGCTTGTCGCTCGGAACAGCCTGGGCCATTCGCGGGCAATTTGGCCATGAATACGGTGCTGCCTGGGCGGGTGCCATTGGTTCACTGAGCGTTTTGCTTGTCGCCAAACGCACCGATTGGTACGCCAAGGTGTTTGCGGTCACCCTGGCTGGCGCTATTGGCTGGGGCCTGGGTGGACTGGCAAGCTATGGCATTGTGGTAGGGTATGGTCGAGATACCGAATTTATTAATGTGTTCTACGGGCTGACGATGCTGTTTGTCATCGGAGGATTGTATGGTTTTCTGGGTGGGGGGTTATTTGGGTTAGCCCTAACCGACTCGGCGAACAAACCCGTGACGTGGTCTCAAGTAATCGTTGAAATGGTTGTCGGCGCAGTGGTGTTTTACTTTTTCATCATTGAAGAATTCGACTGGCGCATGACCCCACCCCGTTCCGAAACGTGGGCAGCCTGCTTCGGAGGGGCAGTGGCACTGACCTGGTATCTGGTACGTCAACGATCCTATTCAGCTTTGCGCGTAGCCGTATTTGCCGGTTTAGGCGGGGGTTTTGGTTTTGCTTTCGGTAATTTTCTCCAGGTTCTTGGTCATCTGACCGAAATCAAATTCAATTTCTGGAACGTTATGGAATATTCGCTGGGCTTTTTCGGTGGCCTGGGTATGGCGTACGGAACCCTTACCTCCGAATGGGAACCGAACGAACCGACACAGCCAAAAATACAGGTCTGGTTTCCTTTGTTGATGGTGATGCTGGTGATCCCTTACGTCGTGTGGCAACAATCATTTGATTTAGAACGCCTTCAGGGGATTTTCAGCAAAATCGAAGTAGCCCCGGAAAGTCCCATTCTTTGGGGTGTTCAATTGGTATCGATTGGCATGGTGCTCTCCATGACGGTCTGGTGTTGGTTCCATTTTTATCAGAATAGATCTAGTCCGGTCTCTTACTCACAAAATGATGTTTTTGCCCTCTTTCTTGGCCATTGGGGTCTGTACATCCTATTCAGTTTGTTGATTACGGGTGCCTTTATGAGCGGCTATCGAATTGAGCAATACCTATACATCGCCAACTGGCTAGTAGTCGCCTTTTTGATCGGTAAAACCCAATCCATCTTTACACCGAAGCCCCTTGCGCCTAAAAAATGGGCGATCAATTTTGGTGGACTACTGGCGTTTTTCGCCTTGCTTACGTTTCTCCTTATCCATTCGCACGGAGAGTTGAAGGGTTCACAAAAGCGATTCGGTGTGCCCTCTCCTACTGAAAGTTCGCAGTAG
- a CDS encoding sodium:solute symporter family protein, whose product MSYFSEHATVLLCMVVYLILLITFGWYLQRQASKTVGEYYVANRRIPGWVVSLAFFSTFVSTNTYIGQAGESFRYGLSWTWVGVFWAVFCIISWQILGPRMRNQSIRLKSFTVPDYFQLRYQSQLSRSIRVLSAVIILFATVWYMTGIAKGCAHLLHTLLDIPYAYGAAFMLFFTCFYTIAGGMYGIMWTDAVQGILMFIVAIVMISLPFVYVGGYDVLMAKIALVDHVSKKGTPIGNGLVTFGQLTSFTYIVGIGLSIGMKQISEPKLLIRFYTVKDKAGMKFAMTWTPIFMGVSLVCVMGLGALVHGMVTTEEAAQLINNTDEVVGFMLKKFNNPLISGICLMGLFAAGMAALASVTLVVGTTLVKDMWNVWKPMPTERIIPRTKVVMLLYCVIVYYFTIFPPADVVELSAFAGSVYVASFFPTIFGGLYFRWGTDLGAIASMVAGIVVNIIWRFGVRTRYESLGDIHEVFPAFIASFIAYVLVSKLTAQRKPSPDHLTTVFGTEPTVDYVKG is encoded by the coding sequence ATGTCCTACTTCTCCGAACATGCTACTGTGCTGCTTTGCATGGTTGTGTATCTAATCCTACTGATTACGTTTGGCTGGTATCTGCAACGACAGGCTAGTAAAACTGTCGGCGAATATTACGTGGCTAACCGACGGATACCCGGCTGGGTAGTTTCGCTGGCCTTCTTTTCTACGTTTGTCAGCACGAATACCTACATCGGGCAAGCGGGCGAGTCGTTTCGGTATGGGTTATCCTGGACGTGGGTGGGCGTATTCTGGGCTGTTTTCTGCATCATTTCCTGGCAGATTTTGGGGCCCCGAATGCGTAATCAGAGTATCCGGCTCAAGTCGTTTACCGTGCCCGATTATTTCCAGTTGCGCTACCAGAGCCAGCTTTCGCGGAGTATTCGGGTCTTGTCGGCCGTGATTATTCTGTTTGCCACGGTCTGGTACATGACCGGCATTGCCAAAGGATGCGCCCATTTGCTTCACACACTTTTAGACATCCCTTATGCCTACGGAGCGGCATTTATGCTCTTCTTCACCTGCTTTTACACCATTGCGGGCGGCATGTACGGCATCATGTGGACCGACGCGGTTCAGGGTATTCTGATGTTTATCGTTGCGATTGTGATGATCTCCCTCCCCTTCGTGTATGTGGGTGGATACGACGTCCTGATGGCCAAAATCGCGTTGGTCGACCATGTTTCTAAAAAGGGGACGCCTATTGGTAACGGCCTGGTTACGTTCGGTCAACTGACATCGTTTACCTATATCGTCGGCATTGGCCTGTCGATAGGAATGAAACAGATCTCCGAACCCAAACTACTGATTCGTTTCTATACGGTCAAAGACAAAGCGGGCATGAAATTCGCCATGACCTGGACACCCATTTTCATGGGGGTTTCGCTGGTGTGCGTAATGGGATTGGGTGCACTGGTACACGGGATGGTAACCACCGAAGAAGCCGCGCAACTCATCAATAACACCGACGAAGTGGTGGGCTTCATGCTTAAAAAATTCAATAATCCACTTATCAGCGGCATCTGTCTGATGGGACTTTTTGCTGCGGGCATGGCCGCACTGGCGTCAGTAACGCTAGTGGTTGGGACTACACTCGTTAAAGACATGTGGAATGTCTGGAAACCCATGCCAACCGAACGGATCATTCCTCGAACGAAGGTTGTGATGCTGCTCTATTGCGTTATCGTCTACTATTTCACGATTTTTCCACCTGCCGATGTTGTCGAACTGTCGGCCTTTGCCGGCTCGGTTTACGTCGCCAGTTTCTTCCCGACCATCTTCGGGGGATTGTATTTTCGCTGGGGCACTGATCTGGGCGCGATAGCCTCTATGGTAGCGGGCATCGTCGTCAATATCATTTGGCGATTCGGTGTCCGAACCCGTTACGAAAGCCTTGGTGATATTCATGAGGTTTTCCCAGCTTTTATCGCTTCATTTATCGCCTATGTGCTGGTGAGTAAGCTCACCGCTCAACGCAAACCTAGCCCCGATCATCTAACCACGGTTTTCGGTACTGAGCCGACAGTTGACTATGTAAAGGGGTAG
- a CDS encoding acyl-CoA synthetase has translation MITIVQQAHRHPTNTAILSGGQTHTYAQLLAYSEQFGQQLLTGRTDLAEARVAFMVEPGFDYVMVQWGIWRSGGIAVPLCTTYPPASLQYVIDDTAAEIIVTSSRYASILQPIAETRTIRFIELGLSDDHSSSVLPDVDPARGAMILYTSGTTNLPKGVVSTHANLDAQMSTLIAAWEWQSTDHILCVLPLHHVHGIVNVICCALWAGACCEFLPEFSAGAVFAAFQRGAINLFMAVPTIYFKLIAHWESLPETEQQTLTDTMRTFRLMVSGSAALPVTVMEKWERVSGHTLLERYGMTEIGMAISNPYRGKRVPGHIGQPLPGVGVRLVDEQDEPVDEGQPGEIQVKAATVFREYWQRPQATQDAFTDDGWFRTGDVAVLDEGSYKILGRSSIDIIKSGGYKLSALEIEEVLRTHPAIGDCGVIGLADEEWGEIVGAVLVASETVDLAELNQWMRTQMAAYKVPRHYRIVTELPRNAMGKVTKNDLKKLF, from the coding sequence ATGATCACTATCGTACAGCAAGCGCATCGCCATCCGACGAATACGGCGATTCTATCTGGTGGGCAAACCCATACGTACGCCCAACTATTGGCTTATTCGGAGCAATTCGGGCAACAATTATTGACTGGTCGGACTGACCTGGCCGAAGCTCGCGTCGCGTTTATGGTAGAACCAGGATTCGACTATGTGATGGTTCAATGGGGAATCTGGCGGTCGGGTGGCATTGCCGTTCCGCTCTGCACGACCTACCCGCCCGCTTCGCTGCAATATGTCATCGACGATACGGCGGCTGAGATCATTGTAACGTCAAGTCGATATGCGTCCATTCTTCAGCCCATCGCCGAAACCCGAACGATTCGGTTTATTGAACTGGGGTTATCTGATGATCATTCCTCCAGCGTTTTGCCCGATGTCGATCCGGCACGGGGAGCCATGATCCTGTATACCAGCGGGACAACGAATCTGCCAAAAGGGGTTGTCAGTACACACGCCAACCTTGACGCGCAAATGTCGACGCTCATTGCGGCCTGGGAATGGCAATCGACCGATCATATTCTTTGCGTATTACCGCTGCACCACGTTCATGGCATTGTCAACGTAATATGCTGTGCGCTCTGGGCCGGAGCCTGTTGCGAATTTCTGCCCGAATTTTCGGCAGGTGCCGTGTTTGCCGCTTTCCAACGGGGCGCAATCAACCTGTTCATGGCGGTACCGACCATTTATTTCAAACTGATCGCCCATTGGGAATCCCTGCCCGAAACTGAACAACAGACACTTACGGATACCATGCGCACTTTCCGGTTGATGGTGTCCGGTTCGGCGGCTTTACCCGTAACGGTTATGGAAAAATGGGAACGTGTCAGCGGACACACCTTACTCGAACGCTACGGCATGACTGAAATCGGCATGGCAATCAGCAATCCATACCGGGGTAAACGGGTTCCGGGCCACATTGGCCAACCACTGCCGGGCGTTGGTGTTCGATTGGTTGATGAGCAGGATGAGCCAGTCGATGAGGGACAGCCGGGTGAAATTCAGGTGAAAGCAGCCACGGTGTTTCGGGAGTACTGGCAACGTCCGCAGGCTACACAGGATGCCTTTACAGACGATGGCTGGTTCCGTACGGGCGATGTGGCTGTACTGGATGAAGGGAGCTACAAAATTCTGGGTCGCAGTTCAATCGATATCATCAAGTCGGGAGGCTACAAACTGTCGGCGCTTGAAATTGAAGAAGTCCTCCGAACGCATCCGGCTATCGGCGATTGCGGTGTAATCGGATTGGCCGATGAAGAGTGGGGTGAAATTGTAGGCGCTGTTCTGGTAGCAAGCGAGACAGTTGATCTGGCCGAACTCAACCAATGGATGCGCACCCAGATGGCCGCCTACAAAGTGCCCCGCCATTACCGCATTGTTACCGAACTCCCCCGAAACGCAATGGGTAAGGTGACGAAAAATGACCTAAAAAAACTCTTCTAA